From the Vigna radiata var. radiata cultivar VC1973A unplaced genomic scaffold, Vradiata_ver6 scaffold_222, whole genome shotgun sequence genome, one window contains:
- the LOC106753352 gene encoding probable serine/threonine-protein kinase PBL2 isoform X1 — protein sequence MGNTCAKGKPIAHVSSSNFSGNKRPASKPRQDSNSSLQNHAPKTSESNVPVSISSSLKSFSLNDLKEATKHFRKENLIGEGGFGRVFKGWIDENTYAPTRPGTGIVVAIKNLKPESFQGHNEWLAEVSYLGQHQHDNLVKLIGYCLEGKNRLLVYEFMQKGSLENHLFRKGVQPMAWVTRVNIAIGVARGLAFLHSLDQNVIFRDLKASNILLDSDFNAKLSDFGLARDGPTGDNTHVSTRVIGTQGYAAPEYVATGHLAPRSDVYSFGVVLLELLTGRRAVEDDRPGFSDETLVDWAKPFLSDNRRVLRIMDTRLGGQYSKKGAMAAAALALQCLNTDPKFRPPMVEVLAALEVLNSSNSFSRTPPRPESHATKNSAGHSQK from the exons ATGGGAAACACTTGTGCGAAAGGAAAACCGATTGCTCATGTATCTTCCTCCAATTTTTCTG GAAACAAGAGGCCTGCAAGTAAGCCAAGGCAGGAttcaaattcttctttacaAAATCATGCTCCAAAAACTTCAGAATCGAATGTTCCCGTATCCATCTCTAGTAGCCTAAAGTCCTTCAGCTTGAATGATCTAAAGGAGGCCACTAAACATTTCaggaaagaaaatttgattGGAGAGGGAGGATTTGGGCGTGTCTTCAAAGGATGGATTGATGAGAATACATATGCTCCCACAAGACCAGGCACTGGAATTGTGGTGGCCATTAAAAATCTTAAACCAGAAAGCTTCCAAGGCCACAACGAATGGCTT GCAGAAGTCAGTTATCTTGGGCAGCATCAGCATGACAATTTGGTGAAACTTATTGGTTATTGTTTGGAGGGTAAAAACAGGCTTCTGGTTTATGAGTTCATGCAGAAAGGAAGTTTGGAGAATCATTTATTCCGAA AAGGTGTTCAACCTATGGCTTGGGTTACAAGGGTCAACATTGCAATTGGTGTAGCAAGAGGACTAGCATTCTTACATTCCCTGGATCAAAATGTCATCTTTCGTGATTTAAAGGCTTCCAATATCCTACTTGATTCA GACTTCAATGCAAAGCTTTCAGATTTTGGCTTGGCAAGGGATGGTCCAACTGGAGATAATACTCATGTTTCAACTCGAGTAATAGGAACTCAAGGCTATGCTGCACCAGAGTATGTTGCTACAG GTCACCTGGCACCAAGAAGTGATGTATACAGCTTTGGTGTAGTGTTGTTAGAATTGCTTACTGGTAGGCGTGCTGTGGAAGATGACAGACCTGGATTTTCAGATGAAACCTTGGTGGATTGGGCAAAGCCATTTCTGAGTGACAACAGAAGAGTTTTGAGAATAATGGACACAAGGTTGGGGGGTCAATACTCTAAGAAAGGGGCAATGGCTGCAGCTGCACTTGCACTGCAATGCCTCAACACTGACCCCAAATTTAGACCCCCTATGGTGGAAGTTCTAGCAGCATTGGAAGTGCTTAATTCCTCAAATTCATTCTCAAGAACACCACCAAGACCTGAGAGCCATGCAACCAAAAATTCTGCTGGTCATTCTCAAAAGTAA
- the LOC106753352 gene encoding probable serine/threonine-protein kinase PBL2 isoform X2 — MGNTCAKGKPIAHVSSSNFSGNKRPASKPRQDSNSSLQNHAPKTSESNVPVSISSSLKSFSLNDLKEATKHFRKENLIGEGGFGRVFKGWIDENTYAPTRPGTGIVVAIKNLKPESFQGHNEWLAEVSYLGQHQHDNLVKLIGYCLEGKNRLLVYEFMQKGSLENHLFRSVQPMAWVTRVNIAIGVARGLAFLHSLDQNVIFRDLKASNILLDSDFNAKLSDFGLARDGPTGDNTHVSTRVIGTQGYAAPEYVATGHLAPRSDVYSFGVVLLELLTGRRAVEDDRPGFSDETLVDWAKPFLSDNRRVLRIMDTRLGGQYSKKGAMAAAALALQCLNTDPKFRPPMVEVLAALEVLNSSNSFSRTPPRPESHATKNSAGHSQK; from the exons ATGGGAAACACTTGTGCGAAAGGAAAACCGATTGCTCATGTATCTTCCTCCAATTTTTCTG GAAACAAGAGGCCTGCAAGTAAGCCAAGGCAGGAttcaaattcttctttacaAAATCATGCTCCAAAAACTTCAGAATCGAATGTTCCCGTATCCATCTCTAGTAGCCTAAAGTCCTTCAGCTTGAATGATCTAAAGGAGGCCACTAAACATTTCaggaaagaaaatttgattGGAGAGGGAGGATTTGGGCGTGTCTTCAAAGGATGGATTGATGAGAATACATATGCTCCCACAAGACCAGGCACTGGAATTGTGGTGGCCATTAAAAATCTTAAACCAGAAAGCTTCCAAGGCCACAACGAATGGCTT GCAGAAGTCAGTTATCTTGGGCAGCATCAGCATGACAATTTGGTGAAACTTATTGGTTATTGTTTGGAGGGTAAAAACAGGCTTCTGGTTTATGAGTTCATGCAGAAAGGAAGTTTGGAGAATCATTTATTCCGAA GTGTTCAACCTATGGCTTGGGTTACAAGGGTCAACATTGCAATTGGTGTAGCAAGAGGACTAGCATTCTTACATTCCCTGGATCAAAATGTCATCTTTCGTGATTTAAAGGCTTCCAATATCCTACTTGATTCA GACTTCAATGCAAAGCTTTCAGATTTTGGCTTGGCAAGGGATGGTCCAACTGGAGATAATACTCATGTTTCAACTCGAGTAATAGGAACTCAAGGCTATGCTGCACCAGAGTATGTTGCTACAG GTCACCTGGCACCAAGAAGTGATGTATACAGCTTTGGTGTAGTGTTGTTAGAATTGCTTACTGGTAGGCGTGCTGTGGAAGATGACAGACCTGGATTTTCAGATGAAACCTTGGTGGATTGGGCAAAGCCATTTCTGAGTGACAACAGAAGAGTTTTGAGAATAATGGACACAAGGTTGGGGGGTCAATACTCTAAGAAAGGGGCAATGGCTGCAGCTGCACTTGCACTGCAATGCCTCAACACTGACCCCAAATTTAGACCCCCTATGGTGGAAGTTCTAGCAGCATTGGAAGTGCTTAATTCCTCAAATTCATTCTCAAGAACACCACCAAGACCTGAGAGCCATGCAACCAAAAATTCTGCTGGTCATTCTCAAAAGTAA